One genomic region from Jilunia laotingensis encodes:
- a CDS encoding DUF1015 domain-containing protein produces MAVIKPFKGIRPPQNLVEQVASRPYDVLNSEEARAEATGNEKSLYHIIKPEIDFPVGTDEHDARVYEKAAENFQKFQDEGWLVQDGKENYYIYAQTMNGKTQYGLVVGAYVPDYMNGVIKKHELTRRDKEEDRMKHVRVNNANIEPVFFAYPDNDALDAIVRKYTAQKPVYDFIAPGDGFGHTFWVIDQAEDIAAITAEFAKMPALYIADGHHRSAAAALVGAEKAKQNPNHKGDEEYNYFMAVCFPANQLTIIDYNRVVKDLNGLTPAQFLAALEKNFIVEEKGTEIYKPNALHNFALYLDGKWYSLTAKAGTYNDNDPIGVLDVTISSNLILDEILGIKDLRSDKRIDFVGGIRGLGELSKRVDSGEMKVALALYPVSMKQLMDIADTGNIMPPKTTWFEPKLRSGIIIHKLD; encoded by the coding sequence ATGGCTGTTATTAAACCTTTTAAAGGTATACGTCCTCCGCAGAATCTGGTAGAACAAGTAGCGTCACGTCCTTATGATGTGCTGAATTCTGAAGAAGCTCGTGCGGAAGCAACGGGAAATGAAAAATCACTTTATCATATTATAAAACCTGAAATTGATTTTCCGGTGGGTACAGATGAACACGATGCCCGTGTTTATGAGAAGGCTGCCGAAAATTTTCAGAAATTTCAAGATGAAGGTTGGCTGGTGCAAGATGGCAAGGAAAACTATTACATTTATGCCCAGACAATGAACGGGAAAACTCAATATGGTTTGGTAGTAGGAGCATATGTCCCCGATTATATGAATGGTGTCATCAAAAAGCATGAACTGACCCGTCGTGATAAGGAGGAAGACCGTATGAAACATGTTCGTGTGAACAATGCGAATATCGAACCGGTATTCTTTGCTTATCCGGACAATGATGCTCTTGACGCGATTGTTCGGAAATATACTGCACAAAAACCTGTTTATGACTTTATTGCGCCCGGGGATGGATTTGGACATACTTTCTGGGTGATAGATCAAGCTGAAGATATTGCTGCCATCACAGCAGAATTTGCCAAAATGCCTGCTTTGTATATTGCTGATGGGCACCATCGTTCTGCTGCAGCTGCTTTGGTAGGTGCCGAAAAAGCAAAACAGAATCCGAACCATAAGGGGGATGAGGAATATAACTATTTTATGGCTGTATGCTTCCCGGCAAACCAACTTACGATTATTGATTATAACCGCGTAGTTAAAGACTTGAATGGATTGACTCCAGCTCAATTCCTTGCCGCTCTTGAAAAGAATTTTATTGTAGAGGAAAAGGGAACGGAAATCTATAAGCCGAATGCATTGCATAACTTTGCTCTTTATCTGGATGGCAAGTGGTATAGCCTCACTGCCAAAGCGGGTACTTACAACGATAACGATCCGATCGGGGTATTGGACGTAACCATCTCTTCCAATTTGATTTTGGATGAAATATTGGGTATAAAAGACCTTCGTTCTGATAAGCGAATCGATTTTGTGGGTGGTATCCGCGGATTAGGAGAATTAAGCAAACGTGTGGACAGTGGTGAAATGAAAGTGGCATTGGCACTCTATCCTGTTTCAATGAAACAGTTGATGGATATTGCTGATACAGGTAATATTATGCCTCCTAAAACTACATGGTTCGAGCCTAAACTTCGTTCTGGAATTATAATTCATAAATTGGATTAA
- a CDS encoding NAD(P)-dependent oxidoreductase: protein MKVLVATEKPFAKVAVDGIRKEIEAAGYELALLEKYTDKAQLLEAVKDANAIIIRSDIIDAEVLDAAKELKIVVRAGAGYDNVDLDAATAHGVCVMNTPGQNSNAVAELALGLLVYAVRNFYNGTSGTELMGKKLGIHAYGNVGRNVARVAKGFGMEIYAYDAFCPKEVIEKDGVKAVGSAEELYKTCNIVSLHIPATAETKNSINYALLKDMPKGAILLNTARKEVINEDELIKLMEDRPDFKYITDIMPAANAKFAELFAGRYFSTPKKMGAQTAEANINAGIAAAAQIVGFLKDGCEKFRVNKK from the coding sequence ATGAAAGTACTAGTAGCTACAGAAAAACCGTTTGCAAAAGTTGCAGTAGACGGAATCCGTAAAGAGATCGAAGCAGCCGGATATGAGCTTGCTTTACTTGAAAAATATACAGATAAAGCACAGTTGCTCGAAGCAGTTAAAGATGCTAATGCCATAATTATTCGTAGTGATATTATTGATGCGGAAGTACTCGATGCTGCTAAGGAACTGAAGATTGTCGTTCGTGCCGGTGCCGGTTATGATAATGTCGATCTGGATGCCGCTACGGCTCATGGCGTTTGCGTGATGAATACTCCTGGACAGAACTCCAATGCAGTTGCCGAACTTGCTTTAGGTTTGTTGGTGTATGCTGTTCGTAATTTCTATAACGGAACTTCCGGAACGGAACTTATGGGTAAGAAATTAGGTATACATGCTTATGGTAACGTAGGACGCAATGTTGCACGTGTCGCCAAAGGTTTTGGTATGGAAATTTATGCTTATGATGCTTTTTGCCCGAAAGAAGTCATCGAAAAAGACGGTGTAAAGGCTGTCGGCTCTGCTGAAGAACTATACAAAACATGTAATATCGTATCTCTTCACATTCCTGCTACGGCCGAAACGAAGAATTCAATCAATTATGCATTGCTGAAAGACATGCCGAAAGGTGCAATCTTGCTGAATACTGCACGCAAGGAAGTGATCAATGAAGATGAATTGATCAAATTGATGGAAGATCGTCCTGATTTCAAATATATCACCGATATCATGCCTGCTGCCAATGCTAAGTTTGCAGAACTGTTTGCCGGACGCTATTTCTCAACCCCGAAAAAGATGGGGGCACAGACTGCGGAAGCAAACATTAATGCAGGGATCGCTGCAGCAGCACAAATCGTTGGATTCCTTAAAGACGGTTGTGAGAAATTCCGTGTCAATAAGAAATAA
- the serC gene encoding 3-phosphoserine/phosphohydroxythreonine transaminase, with protein sequence MKKYNFNAGPSILPREVIEDTAKAILDFNGSGLSLMEISHRAKDFQPVLDEAVALFKELLNIPEGYSVLFLGGGASLEFCMVPYNFLDKKAAYLNTGVWAKKAMKEAKAFGEVVEVASSAEATYTYIPKDYTIPTDADYFHITTNNTIYGTELKEDPVSPVPLIGDMSSDIFSRPIDVSKYICIYGGAQKNLAPAGVTFVIVKNDALGKVSRYIPTMLNYQTHIDGGSMFNTPPVVPIYAAMLTLRWIKANGGVKEMDRRANEKAELLYGEIDRNKMFVGTVTDKKDRSRMNICFVMAPEYKDLEADFLKFATERGMVGLKGHRSVGGFRASCYNAMPIESVQALVDCMQEFEKLHK encoded by the coding sequence ATGAAAAAGTATAATTTCAATGCAGGACCTTCCATCCTTCCGCGTGAGGTGATTGAGGATACAGCGAAGGCTATTTTAGATTTCAATGGTTCCGGTCTCTCACTGATGGAAATTAGCCATCGAGCTAAGGACTTTCAACCTGTACTCGATGAAGCAGTAGCATTGTTCAAGGAATTACTCAATATCCCTGAAGGTTATTCGGTATTATTCTTAGGCGGTGGTGCCAGTTTGGAATTCTGCATGGTACCTTACAACTTCCTTGACAAAAAGGCTGCTTACCTGAATACGGGTGTATGGGCTAAAAAAGCGATGAAAGAAGCCAAAGCTTTTGGTGAAGTCGTTGAGGTGGCCTCTTCTGCTGAAGCTACATATACATATATCCCTAAAGATTATACTATTCCTACAGATGCGGATTATTTCCACATTACTACTAATAACACAATATACGGTACTGAGTTGAAAGAAGATCCAGTTTCTCCGGTGCCATTGATCGGTGATATGTCATCTGATATTTTCTCTCGTCCGATTGATGTTTCAAAATATATTTGTATTTACGGTGGTGCCCAGAAGAATCTGGCTCCTGCGGGTGTTACTTTCGTTATCGTGAAGAACGATGCTTTAGGAAAAGTATCTCGTTACATTCCTACAATGTTGAATTATCAGACTCATATCGATGGCGGTTCAATGTTTAATACTCCTCCGGTAGTGCCTATCTATGCTGCAATGCTGACTTTACGTTGGATCAAAGCCAATGGCGGTGTGAAAGAAATGGATCGTCGTGCTAATGAAAAAGCAGAACTGCTGTATGGTGAAATAGATCGTAATAAGATGTTTGTAGGTACAGTTACCGATAAGAAAGATCGTTCACGTATGAATATCTGCTTTGTAATGGCTCCTGAATATAAGGATCTGGAAGCAGATTTCTTGAAATTTGCTACTGAAAGAGGTATGGTGGGGCTTAAAGGACACCGTTCTGTAGGTGGTTTCCGTGCGTCATGTTATAACGCTATGCCGATCGAAAGTGTACAGGCATTGGTAGATTGTATGCAAGAATTTGAGAAGTTACATAAATAA
- a CDS encoding DEAD/DEAH box helicase, with protein MIQNNELIRTALQNLKIETLNPMQEAALDAVSKDKDVILLSPTGSGKTLAFLLPLLRLLKPGDHTIQVLILVPSRELALQIDSVFKSMNTSWKTCCCYGGHPISEEKKSILGNHPAVIIGTPGRITDHLSKGNFDPDTIHTLIIDEFDKSLEFGFHDEMAEIIAQLPGLKRRILLSATDAEEIPQFTGLNRTIKLNFLSDSAGEKPRLTLKKVISPAKDKIDTLYKLLCTLGNTSTIVFCNHRDAVDRIGSLLTEKGLYNERFHGGMEQPDRERALYKFRNGSCHVLISTDLAARGLDIPEVEHIIHYHMPVNEEAFTHRNGRTARWDATGTSYLILNEEEKVPEYIPSEIETFELPEKISRPPKSLWVTLYIGKGKKDKLSKMDIAGFLYKKGNLSHEDVGTIDVKEHYAFVAVRRSKVKQLMTLIQGEKIKGMKTLIEEAD; from the coding sequence ATGATACAAAATAATGAATTGATACGGACAGCGTTGCAAAATCTAAAGATAGAAACGCTTAATCCTATGCAGGAGGCAGCTCTTGATGCTGTTTCGAAAGATAAGGACGTCATATTGCTTTCTCCCACAGGTTCGGGTAAAACGTTAGCTTTTCTTTTACCGTTGCTCCGACTATTAAAACCGGGTGATCATACGATACAAGTGCTTATTCTGGTACCTTCCCGTGAACTAGCTTTGCAAATTGATTCTGTATTTAAATCAATGAACACTTCATGGAAAACTTGTTGTTGTTACGGAGGCCATCCCATCAGTGAAGAAAAGAAAAGTATTTTAGGCAATCATCCGGCTGTCATAATCGGTACGCCGGGACGTATTACCGACCATTTATCAAAAGGGAATTTTGATCCGGACACCATTCATACCCTGATCATTGATGAATTCGACAAATCGTTGGAATTTGGCTTTCATGACGAAATGGCGGAAATTATCGCGCAACTTCCCGGTTTGAAGAGACGTATTTTGCTTTCTGCCACAGATGCCGAAGAAATTCCTCAATTTACGGGATTGAACCGCACTATTAAATTGAATTTCCTTTCCGATTCAGCCGGAGAAAAACCTCGTTTGACACTGAAGAAAGTCATTTCTCCGGCAAAGGATAAAATAGATACGCTTTATAAACTGCTTTGTACGCTTGGAAATACTTCCACAATTGTTTTTTGCAATCATCGGGATGCTGTTGATAGAATCGGCAGTTTGCTTACAGAAAAAGGGTTGTATAATGAACGCTTTCATGGAGGGATGGAACAACCGGATAGAGAACGCGCGCTATATAAGTTCCGAAACGGGAGCTGTCATGTTCTTATTTCTACCGACTTGGCAGCGCGTGGGCTCGATATTCCCGAGGTGGAACATATTATCCATTATCATATGCCGGTCAACGAGGAAGCTTTCACTCATCGCAATGGCCGTACTGCCCGCTGGGATGCGACCGGCACTTCTTATCTGATTTTAAATGAAGAAGAAAAAGTGCCTGAATATATTCCTTCGGAAATTGAAACTTTTGAATTGCCGGAAAAAATTTCCCGCCCGCCAAAATCACTTTGGGTTACATTATATATAGGTAAAGGGAAGAAGGATAAATTGAGTAAAATGGACATTGCCGGTTTTCTGTACAAAAAAGGTAATCTGTCACATGAGGATGTGGGAACTATCGATGTGAAAGAACATTATGCTTTTGTTGCCGTTCGCCGTAGTAAAGTGAAACAATTGATGACACTTATACAGGGGGAAAAGATCAAAGGGATGAAAACTTTGATTGAAGAGGCCGATTAA
- the nqrF gene encoding NADH:ubiquinone reductase (Na(+)-transporting) subunit F: MTSLILASIGVFLGVILLLVIILLVAKGYLTPSGEVTITMNGEQKLETAPGGTLLGTLSANGIFLSSACGGKGSCGQCRCQVPEGGGEILPTEKVHFSRKQQADHWRLGCQVKVKNDMSVKIDESILGVKEWECEVISNKNVATFIKEFIVALPKGEHMDFIPGSYAQIKIPKFSMDYDKDIDKSLIGDEYLPAWEKFGLMGLKCKNDEETIRAYSMANYPAEGDRIMLTVRIATPPFKPKDQGPGFMDVMPGIASSYIFTLKPGDKVTMSGPYGDFHPILDTKNEMMWIGGGAGMAPLRAQIMHLTKTLHVTDRTMNYFYGARALNEVFYLEDFLQIEKDFPNFKFHLALDRPDPAADAAGVSYTAGFVHQVIYETYLKNHEAPEDIEYYMCGPGPMSKAVEKMLDDLGVPAKNLMFDNFGG, translated from the coding sequence ATGACGTCTTTAATATTAGCGAGCATCGGAGTATTCCTGGGCGTAATTCTCCTGCTTGTCATTATACTGCTCGTTGCTAAGGGGTATTTGACTCCTTCGGGCGAGGTTACGATTACGATGAACGGTGAACAAAAACTGGAAACCGCCCCTGGTGGTACATTGCTTGGCACATTGTCAGCTAACGGCATATTCCTTTCATCGGCTTGTGGTGGTAAAGGTTCATGCGGGCAGTGCCGCTGTCAAGTTCCTGAAGGTGGCGGTGAGATTCTGCCGACTGAAAAAGTTCATTTCTCACGGAAACAGCAGGCCGACCATTGGCGTTTGGGCTGTCAGGTGAAAGTGAAAAACGACATGTCGGTGAAGATCGACGAGTCTATCCTCGGTGTAAAAGAGTGGGAATGCGAAGTGATCTCCAATAAGAATGTGGCTACATTCATCAAAGAATTTATCGTGGCACTTCCTAAAGGTGAACATATGGACTTTATTCCCGGTTCTTATGCACAGATTAAGATTCCTAAGTTCTCAATGGATTATGATAAGGACATAGACAAGAGCCTGATTGGCGATGAATATCTTCCTGCATGGGAAAAATTCGGATTGATGGGCTTGAAATGTAAGAACGATGAGGAGACAATTCGTGCTTATTCTATGGCCAACTATCCTGCGGAAGGTGATCGTATCATGCTGACAGTACGTATTGCCACTCCTCCTTTCAAACCAAAAGATCAAGGACCTGGATTTATGGACGTAATGCCGGGTATAGCTTCATCTTATATTTTCACTTTGAAACCGGGTGATAAAGTTACTATGAGTGGTCCTTACGGAGATTTCCATCCGATTCTTGATACTAAGAATGAAATGATGTGGATCGGTGGTGGTGCCGGAATGGCTCCGTTACGTGCGCAGATTATGCACTTGACGAAGACACTCCATGTCACTGACCGGACTATGAATTACTTCTATGGCGCTCGTGCTTTGAATGAAGTGTTCTATTTAGAAGATTTCTTGCAAATTGAAAAGGATTTCCCGAATTTCAAATTCCATCTTGCGCTTGACCGTCCGGATCCTGCAGCCGATGCAGCAGGGGTTAGCTATACGGCCGGCTTTGTTCATCAGGTGATCTATGAGACTTATCTGAAGAATCATGAAGCTCCGGAAGATATCGAATATTATATGTGTGGTCCTGGCCCGATGTCTAAGGCAGTTGAAAAGATGCTTGACGATCTGGGTGTTCCTGCTAAGAACTTGATGTTCGATAACTTTGGAGGGTAA
- the nqrE gene encoding NADH:ubiquinone reductase (Na(+)-transporting) subunit E — translation MEQLLSLFVRSIFVDNMIFAFFLGMCSYLAVSKNVKTAVGLGIAVTFVLVVTLPVNYLLQTKVLAANALIEGVDLSFLSFILFIAVIAGIVQLVEMVVERFSPSLYASLGIFLPLIAVNCAIMGASLFMQQRITMDPSNPQAITGLGSATVYALGSGIGWLLAIVGLAAIREKMAYSDVPAPLRGLGITFITVGLMAMAFMCFSGLKL, via the coding sequence ATGGAACAATTATTAAGTTTATTCGTCCGCTCCATATTTGTGGACAACATGATATTCGCTTTCTTCCTGGGTATGTGTTCATACCTTGCCGTGTCGAAGAATGTGAAGACTGCTGTAGGTTTGGGTATTGCGGTAACTTTTGTGTTGGTTGTTACGCTTCCTGTGAACTATTTGCTTCAGACAAAGGTGCTGGCTGCTAATGCCCTTATTGAAGGGGTTGATCTCAGCTTCCTAAGTTTTATTCTCTTTATTGCCGTTATCGCAGGTATTGTTCAGTTGGTAGAAATGGTGGTTGAACGCTTTAGTCCCTCATTATATGCTTCATTGGGTATATTCCTGCCTTTGATTGCTGTAAACTGTGCCATCATGGGTGCCTCTCTGTTTATGCAACAAAGAATTACGATGGACCCATCTAACCCTCAAGCTATTACAGGCTTAGGAAGTGCCACTGTGTATGCATTGGGTTCAGGTATCGGTTGGTTACTGGCTATTGTAGGCTTGGCTGCTATCCGTGAAAAGATGGCTTACTCTGATGTTCCCGCTCCTTTGCGTGGTCTGGGTATTACGTTTATCACTGTGGGACTGATGGCTATGGCCTTTATGTGTTTCTCTGGATTGAAATTATAA
- a CDS encoding NADH:ubiquinone reductase (Na(+)-transporting) subunit D, with amino-acid sequence MSQLFSKKNKEVFSTPLGLNNPVTVQVLGICSALAVTAKLEPAIVMGLSVTVITAFSNVVISMLRKTIPNRIRIIVQLVVVAALVTIVSEILKAFAYDVSVQLSVYVGLIITNCILMGRLEAFAMANAPWESFLDGVGNGLGYAKILIIVAFFRELLGSGTLLNFRIIPEAFYNMGYLNNGLMLMPPMALIIVACIIWYQRAKHKELQEN; translated from the coding sequence ATGAGCCAATTATTTTCTAAAAAGAATAAAGAAGTATTCTCAACTCCGCTGGGACTGAACAACCCCGTAACCGTACAGGTGCTTGGTATTTGTTCGGCACTGGCTGTGACAGCTAAGTTGGAACCGGCTATCGTGATGGGTCTTTCTGTAACTGTGATTACGGCTTTTTCTAATGTGGTAATCTCCATGTTGCGTAAGACGATTCCTAACCGTATCCGTATCATCGTGCAGTTGGTTGTGGTCGCTGCACTTGTAACAATAGTAAGTGAGATTTTGAAAGCATTCGCTTATGATGTAAGTGTGCAGCTTTCGGTTTATGTAGGCTTGATTATTACTAACTGTATCCTGATGGGACGTCTGGAAGCATTTGCGATGGCGAATGCCCCATGGGAATCATTCCTTGACGGAGTTGGTAATGGGCTGGGATATGCTAAAATTCTGATTATCGTAGCTTTCTTCCGTGAATTGCTGGGTTCGGGCACTTTGCTGAACTTCCGCATTATACCGGAAGCATTCTATAATATGGGATACTTGAATAACGGTTTGATGTTAATGCCTCCTATGGCATTGATCATTGTTGCTTGCATTATCTGGTACCAGCGTGCTAAACATAAAGAATTGCAGGAAAACTAA
- a CDS encoding Na(+)-translocating NADH-quinone reductase subunit C: MNTNSNSYTIIYASVMVVIVAFLLAFVSSSLKDIQNKNQELDTKKQILAALNIKDVKDADAEYNKYIKGDMLMNVDGSLTENLDGFSISYEKEAKEKNRLHVFVAEIDGQTKYVIPVYGAGLWGAIWGYVALDADKDTVYGVYFSHASETPGLGAEIATVGFQSEFTGKKVMKDNQVALAVEKNGKVTDPAYQVDGISGGTITSKGVDAMLKACLGQYDKFLTNN; encoded by the coding sequence ATGAATACAAATAGTAATTCTTATACTATCATTTATGCTTCGGTAATGGTTGTTATCGTAGCATTCCTGCTGGCATTCGTTAGTTCTTCACTGAAAGACATTCAGAACAAGAACCAGGAGCTGGATACTAAGAAGCAGATATTGGCAGCTTTGAACATCAAGGACGTGAAGGATGCTGATGCCGAATATAATAAGTATATAAAGGGTGACATGCTGATGAATGTCGATGGCAGCCTTACCGAGAATTTGGATGGCTTCTCTATCAGCTATGAGAAAGAAGCGAAAGAGAAGAACCGGTTACATGTGTTTGTTGCTGAAATAGACGGACAGACTAAGTATGTAATCCCTGTATATGGTGCAGGACTATGGGGAGCCATCTGGGGATATGTTGCTTTGGATGCTGATAAAGATACCGTTTACGGTGTTTACTTCTCGCATGCAAGTGAGACTCCGGGACTTGGTGCCGAAATAGCCACTGTTGGTTTTCAAAGCGAGTTCACCGGAAAGAAGGTTATGAAAGATAACCAAGTAGCTCTGGCCGTAGAGAAAAATGGTAAAGTAACCGATCCTGCATATCAGGTAGATGGTATCTCGGGAGGTACGATCACTTCTAAAGGAGTAGATGCCATGTTGAAGGCATGCTTGGGTCAGTATGATAAATTTTTAACTAATAATTAA
- a CDS encoding NADH:ubiquinone reductase (Na(+)-transporting) subunit B, which yields MKALRNYLDKIKPNFEEGGKLHAFRSVFDGFETFLFVPNTTSKTGTHIHDAIDSKRIMSIVVISLIPALLFGMYNVGYQHFTHTGIEGSFLDMFIYGFLAVLPKIIVSYVVGLGIEFVVAQWKKEEIQEGFLVSGILIPMIVPVDCPLWILAIAVAFSVIFAKEVFGGTGMNVFNVALVTRAFLFFAYPTKMSGDAVWVAQDSIFGLGKSVDGMTAATSLGIASTATDPNAYPPFSWDMVTGLIPGSIGETSVIAIALGAILLLWTGIASWKTMFSVFVGGAFMGWIFNTVGPDTAMAHMPWYEHLVLGGFCFGAVFMATDPVTSARTETGKYIFGFLIGAMAIIIRVLNPGYPEGMMLAILLMNIFAPLIDYCVVQSNISRREKRTVKSNN from the coding sequence ATGAAAGCGTTAAGAAATTATCTCGACAAGATAAAGCCGAACTTTGAAGAAGGCGGCAAACTCCACGCGTTTCGTTCTGTGTTCGATGGCTTCGAGACATTCCTGTTCGTGCCCAACACTACTTCGAAAACGGGAACGCACATCCACGACGCCATTGATAGCAAGCGCATCATGTCGATTGTGGTTATTTCGTTGATACCGGCTCTGTTGTTCGGTATGTACAACGTAGGGTACCAGCATTTCACTCATACAGGAATCGAAGGCAGCTTCCTGGATATGTTTATCTATGGTTTTTTGGCTGTATTGCCCAAAATTATAGTGTCTTATGTAGTCGGTCTTGGCATTGAGTTCGTCGTTGCCCAATGGAAGAAAGAAGAAATCCAGGAAGGTTTTCTCGTTTCGGGTATCTTGATACCGATGATTGTACCGGTTGACTGTCCGTTGTGGATTCTTGCCATAGCAGTTGCATTCTCTGTAATTTTTGCGAAGGAAGTATTCGGTGGTACGGGTATGAACGTGTTTAATGTTGCATTGGTAACCCGTGCGTTTTTATTCTTTGCATATCCTACTAAAATGTCCGGTGACGCTGTTTGGGTGGCGCAGGATAGCATTTTTGGTCTCGGAAAAAGCGTAGATGGAATGACTGCCGCTACTTCTTTGGGAATTGCCTCTACCGCTACTGATCCTAATGCCTATCCTCCATTCTCATGGGATATGGTGACCGGTCTTATCCCGGGTTCTATCGGTGAAACGAGTGTGATTGCCATTGCATTGGGAGCTATCTTGTTGCTTTGGACAGGCATTGCGAGCTGGAAGACAATGTTCTCGGTATTTGTAGGAGGAGCTTTTATGGGTTGGATATTCAATACGGTTGGACCTGACACAGCTATGGCTCACATGCCTTGGTATGAACACCTTGTATTGGGCGGTTTCTGTTTTGGTGCCGTATTCATGGCTACCGACCCTGTGACATCTGCCCGTACGGAAACAGGTAAGTATATTTTCGGTTTCCTGATCGGTGCTATGGCTATTATTATCCGTGTGCTTAATCCTGGTTACCCGGAAGGCATGATGCTTGCCATCTTATTGATGAACATTTTTGCTCCGTTGATTGACTACTGTGTGGTACAGAGTAATATCAGTCGCCGTGAGAAACGTACCGTTAAGTCTAACAATTAA
- a CDS encoding Na(+)-translocating NADH-quinone reductase subunit A, whose amino-acid sequence MANVIKLRKGLDINLKGKAAQEIVAVKEPGFYALVPDDFPGVTPKVVVKEQEYVMAGGPLFIDKNHPEVKFVSPVSGVVTSVERGARRKVMNIVVEAAVEQDYEEFGKQNVAQLNADKVKELLLQSGMFAFIKQRPYAVIADPTVTPKGIFVSAFDSNPLAPDFEFVLKGEETNFQTGLDALAKIAKTYLGISVNQKSAALTQAKNVTITAFDGPNPAGNVGVQINHVAPVVKGETVWTVDPQVVIFIGRLLNTGRVDMTRTVAVTGSEVLKPAYCKLRVGALLTNIFAGNVTKDKELRYISGNVLTGKLIPANGFLGAFDSQLTVIPEGNDIHEMLGWIKPRFDQYSVNRSYFSWLMAKKEYTLDARVKGGERHMIMSGEYDKVFPMDILPEFLIKAIIAGDIDRMEALGIYEVAPEDFALCEFVDSSKLELQRIVRAGLDMLRAEMM is encoded by the coding sequence ATGGCAAATGTAATAAAGTTACGTAAAGGCCTTGACATCAACCTGAAAGGTAAAGCTGCGCAGGAGATTGTTGCAGTGAAAGAACCGGGATTCTATGCACTTGTTCCCGACGACTTTCCTGGAGTGACCCCGAAAGTGGTTGTTAAAGAACAGGAATATGTGATGGCCGGAGGACCCTTGTTTATCGACAAGAATCATCCTGAAGTGAAATTTGTTTCGCCCGTTAGCGGCGTGGTAACAAGCGTGGAGCGCGGGGCTCGCCGTAAGGTGATGAACATCGTTGTGGAAGCCGCTGTTGAGCAGGACTATGAAGAGTTCGGCAAGCAGAATGTTGCCCAGCTAAATGCCGACAAAGTGAAAGAGCTACTATTGCAGTCCGGTATGTTTGCTTTTATCAAGCAGCGCCCGTACGCTGTAATCGCTGATCCGACGGTTACTCCCAAGGGGATCTTCGTATCAGCTTTTGACAGCAATCCGTTAGCTCCTGATTTTGAATTCGTTTTGAAGGGAGAGGAGACAAATTTTCAAACAGGTCTTGATGCATTGGCAAAAATAGCCAAAACTTATCTTGGTATTAGTGTAAATCAGAAATCTGCAGCTCTTACTCAGGCTAAGAATGTTACTATTACCGCTTTCGACGGACCGAACCCTGCTGGGAACGTGGGGGTACAGATTAACCACGTTGCACCGGTTGTGAAAGGCGAAACTGTATGGACTGTCGATCCTCAGGTTGTTATTTTCATTGGGCGATTGCTGAACACAGGACGTGTGGATATGACTCGTACCGTAGCAGTGACAGGTTCCGAAGTTTTGAAACCTGCATATTGCAAATTGCGTGTAGGAGCCTTGTTGACTAATATTTTCGCGGGAAACGTGACGAAAGACAAAGAACTGCGTTACATCAGTGGCAACGTCCTGACCGGTAAGCTTATCCCTGCTAACGGATTCCTTGGCGCATTTGATAGCCAGCTGACCGTTATCCCGGAAGGCAACGATATCCATGAAATGTTAGGATGGATCAAGCCGCGTTTTGATCAGTACAGTGTAAATCGTTCGTATTTCAGCTGGTTGATGGCGAAAAAAGAATATACCCTTGATGCTCGTGTAAAAGGTGGCGAACGCCACATGATTATGTCGGGCGAATATGATAAGGTATTCCCTATGGATATTCTGCCGGAGTTTTTGATTAAAGCTATCATTGCCGGAGATATTGACCGCATGGAAGCTTTGGGAATCTATGAAGTAGCGCCTGAAGACTTTGCTCTGTGCGAATTTGTCGATTCATCCAAATTGGAACTGCAACGCATTGTTCGTGCCGGGCTTGACATGCTTCGTGCCGAAATGATGTAA